The sequence TGTTAACTTAGTTGACATGGAAACGAAGCTCAAAGAACATCTAAAACAGATCGCCAATAGTTTGACTCCAAAATCAACACTTGAAGATGTTTATGAACAACTTTCACTATTGACAGATATTGAAATATCGGAACGACAAGAGAAAAACGGTGAAATCTTATCACAATCAGAAGTTGAGTCTCAATCCAAAGAATGGCTAAGGTAATTTGGACGAAGAGAGCCTATGGACAGCTCGAACGTTCAATCAAATTCATAAAGGAGGAACAAGGAGTTTCATATGCCGAAACAGTTCTGAATAGAATTTTGAATTCAACAAGCCTACTGAAAGAAACTCCCAAAATGGAAAGAATTGAGCCTTTGTTGGAACACAAGAAATCGGAATATCGCTTCTTAGTGATATGGAGCTACAAGGTTATC is a genomic window of Marinobacter alexandrii containing:
- a CDS encoding type II toxin-antitoxin system RelE/ParE family toxin, producing the protein MAKVIWTKRAYGQLERSIKFIKEEQGVSYAETVLNRILNSTSLLKETPKMERIEPLLEHKKSEYRFLVIWSYKVIYRVTEDKVVISRVFHTSRNPNKLKGV